A single Arcanobacterium canis DNA region contains:
- a CDS encoding UDP-N-acetylmuramoyl-tripeptide--D-alanyl-D-alanine ligase: protein MIQMTLAQVARAVGSHHESDVAVTGVSTDNRTVKEGDIFVAIQGDRVNGNDFAGQALAAGAVGVVTSDADAAVASGADPSAVIGVTDVISALGDLARENLRLLRECGRRDFKVVAVTGSVGKTTTKDLLAAMCTHRGPVVAPPGSFNNELGMPLTVLRADTETATLVCEMGADHIGNIEYLTSIAPPDVAIVLIVARAHLGEFGGIENVAKAKSELVTGTAPGGVVVLNADDPRVAAMAQLAHTPVVTFSKAGHGDVMASDIEVGADSRATFTLSAGEEHARVSLRLVGAHHVANALAAASGALQLDVPFDQIVDVLNSTGPASAHRMDVFEADSMTIIDDSYNANPDSMRSGLDTLVQIGAGKRTVAVLGSMLELGQMSESEHRNLGAYVAQRNIDVVVGVGEEMAPLVDELHTRGRTAMLTDAASAGSVLSTILSPGDVVLLKGSNGSRVWTIADAYKGK, encoded by the coding sequence ATGATCCAGATGACTCTTGCACAAGTGGCGCGCGCGGTCGGCTCGCATCACGAGTCGGATGTGGCTGTGACAGGCGTGTCCACCGATAATCGCACGGTTAAGGAAGGTGACATCTTCGTCGCCATTCAAGGGGATCGCGTGAACGGCAATGATTTTGCCGGCCAGGCTCTCGCTGCAGGAGCAGTTGGCGTTGTGACGTCGGATGCCGACGCCGCGGTTGCTAGCGGTGCCGACCCTTCAGCTGTCATTGGGGTCACCGACGTCATCAGCGCATTGGGTGACTTAGCTCGGGAGAACTTGCGTTTGCTACGTGAATGTGGACGCCGCGATTTCAAGGTTGTTGCCGTCACCGGTTCGGTTGGAAAAACGACGACGAAGGATCTGCTCGCAGCAATGTGTACACACCGCGGCCCAGTCGTCGCACCTCCGGGGTCGTTCAACAACGAACTTGGAATGCCGTTGACTGTTCTGCGTGCTGACACTGAAACGGCGACACTTGTGTGTGAAATGGGAGCCGATCACATCGGCAACATCGAATATTTGACGTCGATCGCTCCGCCGGATGTCGCAATCGTGCTCATCGTGGCCCGAGCCCACTTGGGCGAGTTTGGCGGGATTGAGAATGTCGCCAAAGCTAAGAGTGAACTTGTCACCGGAACGGCACCAGGTGGCGTCGTTGTGCTCAATGCTGACGACCCACGCGTGGCTGCCATGGCTCAACTTGCCCACACTCCCGTTGTGACATTTTCGAAAGCTGGTCATGGCGACGTCATGGCCAGCGACATTGAAGTTGGAGCGGACTCGCGTGCCACATTCACTCTCAGTGCCGGTGAGGAACATGCTCGAGTGAGCTTACGTTTGGTTGGCGCTCACCATGTGGCAAATGCTCTCGCCGCAGCAAGTGGTGCGCTTCAGCTTGACGTACCGTTTGATCAGATCGTTGACGTACTCAACTCCACTGGTCCAGCCAGTGCCCATCGCATGGACGTGTTCGAGGCTGATTCCATGACCATCATTGATGACTCCTACAATGCCAATCCTGATTCAATGCGGTCTGGCCTCGACACATTGGTACAGATCGGTGCAGGTAAACGAACCGTTGCAGTTTTGGGCTCGATGCTTGAGCTTGGACAGATGAGCGAAAGTGAGCATCGGAATCTTGGAGCCTACGTCGCTCAACGCAATATCGACGTCGTCGTCGGAGTCGGAGAGGAAATGGCACCGTTGGTTGACGAACTTCACACCCGCGGGCGTACCGCTATGCTCACTGACGCGGCGAGTGCAGGGAGTGTACTTTCCACGATCCTGAGTCCGGGTGACGTAGTCTTACTCAAGGGTTCAAACGGATCCCGTGTGTGGACTATTGCCGATGCGTACAAGGGGAAGTAA
- a CDS encoding UDP-N-acetylmuramoyl-L-alanyl-D-glutamate--2,6-diaminopimelate ligase, which produces MDNRAVRSGDLFIAMPGERVHAARFASDAVDAGAVAVVTDAEGAQIAGDLSVPVIVVPDVAAIAGTLAAAAYGMPARHLRSFAVTGTNGKTTTTFMIDSILSKLGATTGLIGTVELRLAGQTFPARMTTPQPDELQATLEVLRERGGTDLVMEVSSHALAQGRTRPICFTVAGFTNLTQDHLDFHETFEDYFAAKKALFDTANSSRCVITVDDKYGQRLFDEVSRERDGVVALSLHGNAAPGGWNVSEIIEAEHGHSFTLTDPTGRHMRTSVTLPAIFNVANAALAIAMVVESGVSFDELCAVVADGISPIVPGRMEVVARQPRVVVDFAHNEDALAKAMDGLGTVDGRLIVVTGSAGDRDKGKRPAMARVVSERADLTVITDDDPHYEDPGAIRRDLISGIVEGAQWREIADRREAIRWAIDYAGPADTVLLAGRGHETTQNYGDFFIDIDDREVARTCVKEKNEQ; this is translated from the coding sequence ATGGATAACCGGGCTGTGCGCAGCGGGGATCTCTTCATTGCGATGCCTGGCGAGCGTGTTCATGCCGCGCGCTTCGCATCCGACGCAGTCGATGCTGGAGCTGTCGCCGTCGTGACAGATGCTGAAGGCGCGCAGATTGCGGGAGATCTCAGTGTTCCAGTGATTGTGGTTCCTGACGTCGCGGCAATTGCCGGGACGCTCGCTGCAGCAGCGTACGGTATGCCGGCAAGGCACCTGCGCTCGTTTGCCGTCACCGGTACGAACGGGAAGACAACCACAACTTTCATGATCGATTCGATTCTGAGCAAACTGGGCGCGACGACGGGACTGATCGGAACGGTTGAGCTTCGGCTCGCGGGGCAGACTTTTCCTGCTCGCATGACCACGCCGCAACCTGATGAGCTTCAAGCCACGCTTGAAGTTCTGCGTGAGCGCGGTGGAACGGACCTCGTCATGGAGGTGTCTTCTCACGCTCTTGCTCAGGGACGTACACGCCCCATTTGTTTCACTGTTGCTGGTTTTACCAACCTGACTCAGGATCATTTGGATTTTCATGAGACATTTGAAGATTATTTCGCGGCGAAAAAGGCCCTTTTCGATACTGCAAACTCCTCGCGCTGTGTCATCACAGTTGATGACAAGTATGGACAGCGCCTTTTTGATGAAGTGAGTAGGGAACGAGACGGCGTCGTTGCGCTTTCGCTACATGGCAATGCTGCACCAGGTGGGTGGAATGTCAGTGAGATTATCGAGGCTGAACATGGGCACTCATTTACACTCACTGATCCAACCGGCCGCCATATGCGCACCTCAGTGACGCTTCCCGCAATATTCAATGTGGCCAATGCTGCTCTGGCAATTGCAATGGTTGTGGAAAGCGGCGTGTCATTTGACGAACTTTGTGCCGTTGTCGCCGACGGAATTTCTCCTATCGTCCCCGGGCGGATGGAGGTCGTCGCACGCCAGCCACGGGTCGTAGTGGATTTTGCCCACAATGAAGATGCTCTCGCCAAGGCAATGGATGGGCTGGGAACCGTGGATGGGCGACTCATCGTCGTCACCGGATCAGCGGGAGATCGCGATAAAGGGAAACGCCCAGCGATGGCGCGCGTTGTCTCCGAACGTGCCGATCTGACGGTGATTACAGACGATGATCCCCACTATGAAGATCCTGGGGCTATTCGACGCGATCTGATCTCCGGGATCGTCGAGGGAGCGCAGTGGCGTGAGATTGCGGATCGCCGCGAGGCGATTCGGTGGGCGATAGACTACGCTGGTCCAGCTGATACGGTGTTATTAGCTGGTCGTGGGCATGAGACTACTCAAAACTATGGAGACTTTTTTATCGATATCGATGACCGCGAGGTTGCACGAACCTGCGTGAAGGAGAAAAACGAGCAATGA